A portion of the Nitratidesulfovibrio termitidis HI1 genome contains these proteins:
- a CDS encoding ADP-ribosylglycohydrolase family protein codes for MSRIRSAILASLAADALSLGAHWEYDQGRIARQLGRVTDLLPPTLNDYHSGKGAGAQSHYGDQTLLLLRSVAGKGTFDLADFAARWRGLMEGGYTGYMDKASREALANFAAGRAPEQTGAATNDFAGAARMAPLLAVLGSDPKDEEGLVNAARAQTLMTHGSPVIADGAEFMARAAAALLRGTDMRAAFDHAATARYAALPAEDWLAFADMSLTEETPAAIARFGQSCGMQGAFLGVVHTALKHEAAPETGLVDNVMAGGDSCARGLALGMLFGARHGLGWMPERWLAPLVARPEIEAALDTLGV; via the coding sequence ATGAGCAGGATACGCAGCGCCATTCTGGCGTCGCTGGCGGCGGATGCACTGTCGCTGGGGGCGCACTGGGAATACGATCAGGGGCGCATCGCGCGCCAGTTGGGCCGGGTGACCGATTTGCTGCCACCCACCCTCAACGACTACCATAGCGGCAAGGGCGCGGGAGCCCAGTCGCACTACGGCGACCAGACCCTGCTGCTGCTGCGCTCGGTGGCGGGCAAGGGTACGTTCGACCTGGCCGATTTTGCCGCGCGCTGGCGCGGCCTGATGGAGGGCGGCTACACCGGCTACATGGACAAGGCCAGCCGCGAGGCCCTGGCCAACTTCGCCGCCGGACGCGCCCCGGAACAGACCGGCGCCGCCACCAACGACTTTGCCGGAGCGGCCCGCATGGCCCCGCTGCTGGCCGTTCTGGGCTCAGACCCCAAAGACGAGGAAGGGCTGGTCAACGCCGCGCGCGCCCAGACCCTGATGACCCACGGCAGCCCGGTCATTGCCGACGGCGCGGAATTCATGGCGCGGGCCGCCGCCGCCCTGCTGCGCGGAACGGACATGCGCGCCGCCTTCGACCATGCCGCCACGGCCCGCTACGCGGCCCTGCCCGCCGAAGACTGGCTGGCCTTTGCCGACATGTCCCTGACCGAGGAAACCCCCGCCGCCATCGCCCGCTTCGGGCAGTCGTGCGGCATGCAGGGGGCCTTTCTGGGGGTGGTGCACACGGCCCTGAAGCACGAGGCCGCCCCGGAAACCGGACTTGTGGACAACGTCATGGCCGGGGGCGATTCATGCGCGCGCGGCCTGGCCCTGGGTATGCTGTTCGGCGCGCGGCACGGCCTTGGCTGGATGCCCGAACGCTGGCTGGCCCCGCTGGTCGCGCGGCCTGAAATCGAGGCGGCGCTGGACACGCTGGGCGTGTAG
- a CDS encoding tRNA (mnm(5)s(2)U34)-methyltransferase gives MTRFGSDDAACPGPCMELFGCSGGDGLPALRDLSQQAVAHALARALTYVPTHAPADAPTGTVKDGASGAMTGDVPWPVAVDGTAGNGHDTLFLARLVGSRGLVHAFDVQPRALARTAERLAEAGLEERVVLHGRGHEELAAALAAPLSESLSESLSVSTDGAAWPPRIMAAMFNLGFLPGSDRSVTTRSETTLTALEALLPLMVPGGVISLHVYAGHPGGADEAAALEERFATLDWNCWRVARYEFANKPRNPERLLLLLRLPGPV, from the coding sequence ATGACCCGCTTCGGTTCCGATGATGCCGCCTGCCCCGGCCCGTGCATGGAGCTGTTCGGCTGTTCTGGCGGCGATGGACTGCCTGCCCTGCGCGACCTGTCGCAGCAGGCGGTGGCCCATGCGCTGGCGCGTGCGCTGACATACGTACCGACCCATGCCCCGGCCGATGCTCCGACAGGTACCGTGAAGGACGGGGCGTCGGGCGCGATGACAGGTGATGTCCCGTGGCCCGTGGCTGTGGACGGCACGGCGGGCAACGGTCATGACACGCTGTTTCTGGCCCGGCTGGTGGGCTCGCGCGGGCTTGTACACGCCTTCGACGTGCAGCCCAGGGCGCTGGCCCGCACGGCGGAACGCCTGGCGGAAGCGGGGTTGGAGGAGCGGGTGGTGCTGCATGGTCGGGGGCACGAGGAGCTGGCGGCGGCGCTGGCTGCGCCCCTGTCCGAATCCCTGTCCGAATCCCTGTCCGTGTCGACGGATGGGGCGGCATGGCCGCCCCGCATCATGGCGGCCATGTTCAACCTGGGCTTTCTGCCTGGCAGCGACCGCAGCGTGACCACCCGCTCGGAGACCACCCTGACGGCGCTGGAGGCCCTGTTGCCGCTGATGGTGCCGGGCGGGGTGATTTCTCTGCACGTCTACGCCGGGCACCCCGGCGGCGCGGACGAGGCCGCCGCGCTGGAAGAACGATTTGCCACGCTGGACTGGAACTGCTGGCGGGTGGCCCGCTACGAGTTCGCCAACAAGCCCCGCAACCCGGAGCGGCTGTTGTTGCTGTTGCGGCTGCCCGGCCCGGTGTAG
- a CDS encoding S16 family serine protease, with protein sequence MIFFRRQGGDTPTESSDAAGQAGQAGQAGQTSAQSAPADPTGLRARCAAADLPDAVREVLDAEIGRMEKTDAAAPENAIALNYVECLLDLPWNGLTRDSLDLARAAAVFDASHAGLGQVRERVLEHLAARVLCATQPAAVLVVDDETIARDNVAHVLAREGYTVDTAANGEEALARLAQRSYDCIVTDLKMDRMDGMQLMEAARRMAPDTRIVVVTGYATVDTAVQALKTGAVQYLSKPIDIAELRATVREALAGRAQGLSSRAPVLCFTGPPGVGKTSVGRALAEALGRRFYRMSLADLRDEAELRGHRRTYVGAMPGRIIQALRATGVRNPVFMLDEIDKVGQDAKGDPAMALLEVLDPEQNARFVDRYLEIPFDLSQVLFIATANGVERLRGPLLDRMEVVEFHGYAEADKLDIATRFLLPRQLREHGLTAPYPQVTQGALARVINDYTSEAGVRGLERELARLCRKLARLRLEAGGHAGGAGAPSGVAPGTPAPGALSSDARQEDAPLSNTLLVDDAVAAALLGPPRYRHDAAHGVPRVGTATGLVWSEAGGEIVFVEAARMAGSGQLILTGSLGEVLKESARIALSHIRAEAEHLGVSGLSGQADEGHSGQPGQGDTPAQDIHIHIPAGGIAKDGPSAGLTICVALVSLLSGRPARADVALSGELSLSGRVLPVSGVREKLLAAARAGARTVVLPADNEPEARSLLAEFAARGSGGLPQVAFAARVQDALAVALLPAKPGGGAEDGPAGNEGGAPCSS encoded by the coding sequence ATGATCTTCTTTCGGCGGCAGGGCGGGGACACCCCGACAGAATCATCCGACGCGGCGGGCCAGGCAGGCCAGGCGGGCCAGGCAGGGCAGACGAGCGCCCAATCCGCGCCAGCAGACCCCACCGGCCTGCGGGCCAGATGCGCGGCGGCGGACCTGCCCGATGCGGTGCGCGAGGTGCTGGACGCGGAAATAGGCCGCATGGAAAAGACCGACGCGGCAGCGCCGGAAAACGCCATTGCCCTCAATTATGTGGAATGCCTGCTGGACCTGCCGTGGAACGGGTTGACCCGCGACAGTCTGGACCTTGCACGCGCGGCGGCGGTGTTCGACGCCAGCCACGCGGGCCTTGGCCAGGTGCGCGAACGGGTGCTGGAGCACCTGGCCGCGCGCGTGCTGTGCGCCACCCAGCCCGCCGCCGTGCTGGTGGTGGACGATGAAACCATCGCCCGCGACAACGTGGCCCACGTGCTGGCGCGCGAAGGGTACACGGTGGACACGGCGGCCAACGGCGAAGAGGCGTTGGCCCGTCTGGCGCAGCGCAGCTACGACTGCATCGTCACCGACCTGAAGATGGACCGCATGGACGGCATGCAGCTGATGGAGGCGGCGCGGCGGATGGCCCCGGACACGCGCATCGTGGTGGTGACCGGCTACGCCACGGTGGACACCGCCGTGCAGGCCCTGAAGACCGGCGCGGTGCAGTACCTGTCCAAGCCCATCGACATCGCGGAACTGCGGGCCACGGTGCGCGAAGCCCTGGCAGGCCGCGCGCAGGGGCTGTCGTCGCGCGCGCCGGTGCTGTGCTTCACCGGGCCACCCGGCGTGGGCAAGACCTCCGTGGGCCGGGCGCTGGCCGAGGCGTTGGGGCGGCGCTTCTACCGCATGTCGCTGGCCGACCTGCGCGACGAGGCGGAACTGCGCGGCCACCGGCGCACCTACGTGGGGGCCATGCCGGGTCGGATCATCCAGGCCCTGCGCGCCACGGGGGTGCGCAACCCGGTGTTCATGCTGGACGAGATCGACAAGGTGGGACAGGACGCCAAGGGCGACCCGGCCATGGCCTTGCTGGAAGTGCTGGACCCGGAGCAGAACGCCCGCTTCGTGGACCGCTATCTGGAAATCCCCTTCGACCTTTCGCAGGTGTTGTTCATCGCCACGGCCAACGGGGTGGAGCGGCTGCGCGGCCCCCTGCTGGACCGCATGGAGGTGGTGGAATTCCACGGCTACGCAGAGGCGGACAAGCTGGACATCGCCACCCGCTTCCTGCTGCCCCGCCAACTGCGCGAACACGGGCTGACCGCGCCCTATCCGCAGGTGACGCAGGGCGCCCTTGCGCGGGTCATCAACGACTACACCAGCGAGGCGGGCGTGCGCGGGCTGGAGCGCGAACTGGCCCGGCTGTGCCGCAAGCTGGCCCGGCTGCGGCTGGAGGCTGGCGGGCATGCGGGCGGGGCGGGCGCGCCATCAGGCGTCGCCCCCGGCACGCCTGCGCCGGGCGCTTTGTCGTCAGACGCCAGGCAGGAAGACGCCCCGCTTTCCAACACGCTGCTGGTGGACGATGCCGTTGCCGCCGCCCTGCTGGGGCCGCCGCGTTACCGGCACGACGCGGCCCACGGCGTACCCCGCGTGGGCACGGCCACCGGGCTGGTGTGGTCCGAGGCGGGCGGCGAGATCGTGTTCGTGGAGGCGGCCCGCATGGCCGGTTCCGGCCAGCTCATCCTTACCGGCTCGCTGGGCGAGGTGCTGAAGGAATCGGCGCGCATCGCGCTCAGCCACATCCGGGCAGAGGCGGAGCATCTGGGCGTGTCCGGTCTCTCCGGTCAGGCGGACGAGGGGCACTCAGGCCAGCCCGGCCAGGGCGACACCCCCGCGCAGGACATTCACATCCACATTCCCGCCGGGGGCATCGCCAAGGATGGCCCCTCTGCCGGGCTGACCATCTGCGTGGCCCTTGTCTCGCTGCTGTCGGGCCGTCCGGCGCGGGCCGACGTGGCTCTTTCGGGCGAACTTTCGCTGTCCGGGCGGGTCCTGCCGGTAAGCGGCGTGCGCGAAAAACTGCTGGCCGCAGCGCGGGCCGGGGCGCGCACCGTGGTGCTGCCCGCCGACAACGAACCGGAGGCGCGCAGCCTGCTGGCGGAATTTGCCGCGCGCGGGTCCGGCGGCCTGCCGCAGGTGGCCTTTGCCGCGCGGGTGCAGGACGCGCTGGCCGTGGCCCTGCTGCCTGCCAAACCCGGAGGCGGCGCCGAGGACGGTCCGGCTGGCAACGAGGGGGGCGCACCGTGCAGTTCCTGA
- a CDS encoding sensor histidine kinase: MQFLIRRLASGNIRQLVLFGISVSILGFSLLGGLSYNYLLQIEDALALAEVVDDLSNDILEIRRYEKNYLLYAMEEDHAENLVFIGRALDVIERIEPGGGQSGQSGQSGQTGQPGQPGQPGPSGLSGTDLRGSDGLRALRRDLHGYRDTFSRLGEVQLAGQMRERERGALREDLREQGKALVAQARQIVTYQRERILGIVGSLKHQLLLSIGAMVGLAAFFSWLIGRRILGALSVIERSARQIVQGSLERLPLPATSDETRGVVEAFNHMLVELEHRQNQLVQEKKLASLGVLTSGIAHQLNNPLNNISTSCQILREELRYAAGEADGSGGQGGSGGQDGPGGQAGPGGPGGSGGLGGPGGAGALDPVFAGRMLENIHQEVRRSRDIVKGLLDFSRETEFSLKPVALRDVVGRSVALVASEVPACIAIDADVPDDIVLPLDVQRFQEVLLNLLINAIQAVQAIQAVQERDCDAPEGGTPSAGAITVTATRDVATRQVVLRVTDTGIGIGAEHLGRIFDPFFTLKEVGKGTGLGLSVAFGIIRKHGGTIGVESTPGAGTCFTIRLPLGAPEPTGDAA, translated from the coding sequence GTGCAGTTCCTGATTCGCCGACTGGCCTCGGGCAACATCCGGCAACTGGTGCTGTTCGGCATCTCGGTGTCCATTCTCGGCTTCTCGCTGCTGGGCGGGCTGTCGTACAACTACCTGTTGCAGATCGAGGACGCCCTGGCACTGGCCGAGGTGGTGGACGACCTGAGCAACGACATCCTGGAAATCCGCCGCTACGAGAAGAACTACCTGCTCTACGCCATGGAGGAGGACCACGCCGAGAACCTGGTGTTCATCGGTCGGGCGCTGGACGTTATCGAGCGCATCGAACCGGGCGGCGGCCAATCGGGCCAATCGGGTCAATCGGGCCAGACTGGCCAGCCGGGCCAGCCGGGCCAGCCGGGCCCATCCGGACTGTCGGGCACCGATCTGCGGGGCAGCGACGGGCTGCGTGCCCTGCGTCGCGACCTGCACGGCTACCGCGACACCTTCAGCCGACTGGGCGAGGTGCAACTGGCCGGGCAGATGCGCGAGCGCGAGCGGGGAGCCCTGCGCGAGGACCTGCGCGAGCAGGGCAAGGCGCTGGTGGCGCAGGCCCGTCAGATCGTCACTTACCAGCGCGAGCGCATCCTGGGCATCGTGGGGTCGCTGAAGCATCAGCTGCTGCTGTCCATCGGGGCCATGGTGGGGCTGGCGGCGTTCTTTTCGTGGCTTATCGGGCGGCGCATTCTGGGCGCACTGTCGGTCATCGAGCGATCGGCCCGGCAGATCGTGCAGGGCAGCCTGGAACGGTTGCCCCTGCCCGCCACCAGCGACGAGACGCGCGGCGTGGTGGAGGCCTTCAACCACATGCTGGTGGAGCTGGAACACCGCCAGAACCAGCTGGTGCAGGAAAAGAAGCTGGCCTCGCTGGGGGTGCTGACATCGGGCATCGCGCACCAGCTGAACAACCCGCTGAACAACATTTCCACCTCGTGCCAGATACTGCGCGAGGAGCTGCGGTACGCCGCTGGCGAGGCCGACGGATCGGGCGGGCAGGGCGGATCGGGTGGACAGGATGGACCGGGAGGACAGGCGGGACCGGGCGGACCGGGTGGATCGGGCGGATTGGGCGGTCCCGGTGGTGCAGGCGCCCTCGACCCGGTCTTTGCCGGGCGCATGCTGGAGAACATCCACCAGGAAGTGCGCCGCTCGCGCGACATCGTGAAGGGCCTGCTGGACTTCTCGCGCGAGACGGAGTTTTCGCTGAAACCCGTGGCCCTGCGCGACGTGGTGGGGCGCAGCGTGGCGCTTGTGGCCAGCGAGGTGCCCGCGTGCATCGCCATCGACGCCGATGTGCCCGACGACATCGTGCTGCCGCTGGACGTGCAGCGGTTTCAGGAAGTGCTGCTGAACCTGCTCATCAACGCCATCCAGGCGGTGCAGGCCATTCAGGCGGTGCAGGAGCGGGACTGCGACGCACCGGAAGGGGGAACGCCCAGCGCCGGGGCCATCACCGTCACCGCCACGCGCGACGTGGCGACGCGGCAGGTGGTGCTGCGCGTGACCGATACGGGCATCGGCATCGGGGCGGAACATCTGGGCCGCATCTTCGACCCGTTTTTCACCCTGAAGGAAGTGGGCAAGGGCACCGGCCTCGGGCTGTCCGTGGCCTTCGGCATCATTCGCAAGCACGGCGGCACCATAGGGGTGGAAAGCACCCCCGGCGCGGGCACATGCTTCACCATCCGGCTGCCGCTGGGCGCGCCGGAACCCACGGGAGACGCGGCATGA
- a CDS encoding tetratricopeptide repeat protein, which produces MKDKYDDIDEYIADLRAEIEKSENCANHHYNLGVALLHKRDFVAAEESFLSAVRNSPRLAEAYVQLGGICLQRGDLEGCLRYNEEAAQCRAKFPVPWSNIGFVHLQRGEPEEAIKALKKALKWDPDFIQAMATMGAAYYMQGDYESSIQISREAIKREPGFGPAYNNLALAHFERGEFVQAVQFADQAAACGFEVRPEFLKDLEAHR; this is translated from the coding sequence ATGAAGGATAAGTACGATGACATTGACGAGTACATCGCCGACCTGCGGGCCGAAATAGAAAAGAGCGAGAACTGCGCCAACCATCACTACAACCTTGGCGTGGCCCTGCTGCACAAGCGCGACTTCGTGGCGGCGGAAGAGTCGTTCCTGAGCGCGGTGCGCAACTCGCCCCGCCTGGCCGAAGCCTACGTGCAGCTGGGCGGCATCTGCCTGCAGCGCGGCGACCTGGAAGGCTGCCTGCGCTACAACGAGGAAGCGGCCCAGTGCCGCGCCAAGTTCCCGGTGCCGTGGAGCAACATCGGCTTCGTGCACCTGCAGCGTGGCGAACCGGAAGAAGCCATCAAGGCCCTGAAAAAAGCCCTGAAGTGGGACCCGGACTTCATCCAGGCCATGGCCACCATGGGCGCCGCCTACTACATGCAGGGCGACTACGAGTCCTCCATCCAGATCAGCCGCGAGGCCATCAAGCGCGAACCCGGCTTTGGCCCGGCCTACAACAACCTGGCGCTGGCCCACTTCGAGCGGGGCGAATTCGTCCAGGCCGTGCAGTTTGCCGATCAGGCCGCTGCCTGCGGCTTCGAGGTGCGTCCGGAGTTCCTGAAGGATCTGGAAGCCCACCGCTAG
- a CDS encoding ABC transporter ATP-binding protein, with protein MFDPTPAVLRAVDGVSLTLDRGRTLGLVGESGCGKSTLARMVVGLLPPSAGQVLLDGRLFAGAASDAANGGVTGHAVGPAIARAEAAQLVQMVFQDPFSSLNPRRTVGASIGEALAVAGAPGAERRAKVADMLQLVGLRPEHADRYPHEFSGGQRQRVAVARALITHPALVVCDEPVSSLDASVQAQVLNLLRELQEQMGLAYLFISHDLGVVGHMSDHVAVMYLGKVVEEAPRDVLFAAPAHPYTRALLASVPVRDPARRAEHPALSGDLPSPIAPPPGCPFHPRCPQVMDVCRRVVPGWHAVAEGQHARCHLHA; from the coding sequence ATGTTCGACCCCACGCCCGCCGTGTTGCGCGCCGTGGACGGCGTGTCGCTGACCCTGGACCGGGGCCGCACCCTGGGCCTGGTGGGCGAAAGCGGCTGCGGCAAGTCCACCCTGGCCCGCATGGTGGTGGGGCTGCTGCCCCCCAGCGCGGGGCAGGTGCTGCTGGATGGCCGCCTGTTCGCGGGGGCGGCCAGCGACGCTGCGAATGGCGGCGTGACCGGACATGCCGTCGGCCCGGCCATTGCGCGCGCCGAGGCCGCACAACTGGTGCAGATGGTCTTTCAGGACCCCTTCTCGTCGCTGAACCCGCGCCGTACAGTGGGGGCCTCCATCGGCGAGGCGCTGGCCGTGGCCGGGGCGCCCGGCGCGGAACGGCGAGCCAAAGTGGCGGACATGCTGCAACTGGTGGGCCTGCGACCGGAACACGCCGACCGCTACCCGCACGAATTTTCCGGCGGCCAGCGCCAGCGCGTGGCCGTGGCCCGCGCCCTGATCACCCACCCGGCGCTGGTGGTGTGCGACGAACCGGTGTCCTCGCTGGATGCATCCGTGCAGGCGCAGGTGCTGAACCTGCTGCGCGAGTTGCAGGAACAGATGGGCCTTGCCTACCTGTTCATTTCGCACGACCTTGGCGTGGTGGGCCACATGAGCGACCACGTGGCCGTGATGTACCTTGGCAAGGTGGTGGAGGAAGCCCCGCGCGACGTGCTGTTCGCCGCGCCCGCCCACCCGTACACCCGTGCCCTGCTGGCATCGGTGCCCGTGCGCGACCCGGCCCGGCGCGCCGAACACCCGGCGCTGTCCGGCGACCTGCCCAGCCCCATTGCCCCGCCGCCCGGCTGCCCCTTTCACCCGCGTTGTCCGCAGGTCATGGACGTATGCCGCCGCGTTGTGCCCGGCTGGCATGCCGTTGCCGAAGGGCAGCATGCGCGCTGCCACCTGCATGCCTAG
- a CDS encoding periplasmic heavy metal sensor, producing the protein MSWEFAVGVGAVKATVLCVLWYNRRRIAARLAGVDMRRVARTVARELDLSPDDARQLARRLDAHERNLDGLRRHNADLRQRLHAAIRDETMAPDALDRLFADKRQLAEQAYAHARDAFVEFHAGLSPAQRDRLAGLLERHAAHPLFRHPLLP; encoded by the coding sequence ATGAGTTGGGAATTCGCCGTGGGGGTGGGGGCGGTCAAGGCCACCGTGCTCTGCGTGCTGTGGTACAACAGGCGGCGCATTGCGGCGCGCCTGGCCGGGGTGGACATGCGCCGCGTGGCGCGCACCGTGGCCCGCGAACTGGATCTGTCGCCGGACGACGCGCGGCAGTTGGCCCGGCGTCTGGACGCCCACGAACGCAACCTGGACGGGTTGCGCCGCCACAACGCGGACTTGCGCCAGCGCCTGCACGCGGCCATCCGCGACGAAACCATGGCCCCGGATGCACTGGACCGGCTGTTTGCGGACAAGCGCCAGCTTGCCGAGCAGGCCTATGCCCATGCGCGCGACGCCTTCGTGGAATTTCACGCCGGGCTGTCTCCGGCCCAGCGGGACCGTCTGGCCGGGCTGCTGGAGCGCCACGCCGCGCACCCGCTGTTCCGCCATCCTCTGCTGCCCTGA
- a CDS encoding sulfite exporter TauE/SafE family protein produces the protein MDILALDPTKFIDLTASGVCFLFLVGFIGGLVSGFIGSGGAFVLTPGMMSLGVPGTVAVASNMCHKFPKALVGAIKRFRYGQVDVKLGLVMAASAAVGVQIGIRIQQIILEKWGQVGSDLYVSLSFVAVLVLVGGYVMRDALRCARCGGVETTAPLALRLQAIELPPMITFRRSGIRISLWFTLPVGFATGMLAATIAVGGFVGVPGMIYVMGVPGLMASATELVIAFVMGLGGSINWAMHGMVDIRLVLIILGGSLLGVQLGAIGTTYVREHMIKMVMAVIMLIVAVSRGIALPRYLVKLGFMDMSPEVLDVLGKISFGSMCLALLTGAVIILGSMWKGRMAAREEAHGQA, from the coding sequence ATGGATATCCTTGCACTGGACCCCACAAAGTTCATCGACCTTACCGCATCGGGCGTCTGCTTCCTGTTCCTCGTCGGCTTCATCGGCGGGCTGGTCAGCGGGTTCATCGGCTCGGGCGGGGCCTTCGTGCTCACCCCCGGCATGATGAGCCTGGGCGTGCCCGGCACCGTGGCCGTGGCCAGCAACATGTGCCACAAGTTCCCCAAGGCGCTGGTGGGGGCCATCAAGCGCTTCCGCTACGGCCAGGTGGACGTGAAGCTGGGCCTGGTCATGGCGGCGTCCGCCGCCGTGGGCGTGCAGATCGGCATCCGCATCCAGCAGATCATTCTGGAAAAGTGGGGCCAGGTCGGGTCCGACCTGTACGTCAGCCTGTCCTTCGTGGCGGTGCTGGTGCTGGTGGGCGGCTACGTCATGCGTGACGCGCTGCGCTGCGCCCGCTGCGGCGGCGTGGAAACCACCGCGCCCCTGGCCCTGCGCCTGCAGGCCATCGAACTGCCGCCCATGATCACCTTCCGCCGCTCCGGCATCCGCATTTCGCTGTGGTTCACCCTGCCCGTGGGCTTCGCCACCGGCATGCTGGCCGCCACCATCGCCGTGGGCGGGTTCGTCGGCGTGCCCGGCATGATCTACGTCATGGGCGTGCCCGGGCTGATGGCTTCGGCCACCGAACTGGTCATCGCCTTCGTCATGGGCCTTGGCGGGTCCATCAACTGGGCCATGCACGGCATGGTGGACATCCGCCTGGTGCTGATCATTCTTGGCGGTTCGCTGCTGGGCGTGCAGCTGGGGGCCATCGGCACCACCTACGTGCGCGAGCACATGATCAAGATGGTCATGGCCGTGATCATGCTCATCGTGGCCGTGAGCCGTGGCATTGCCCTGCCGCGCTACCTGGTGAAGCTGGGCTTTATGGACATGTCGCCCGAAGTGCTCGACGTGCTGGGCAAGATCAGCTTCGGGTCCATGTGTCTGGCCCTGCTGACCGGCGCGGTGATC
- a CDS encoding sigma-54-dependent transcriptional regulator has product MNDAPGRTTTAVPPSRTPQAPPSPQPSATPGPARILVVDDEAIARDNLALALGRQGHETFTAANGTEALELLAGADFDLVLTDLMMQGMDGLDLLRAVRLRHPDTEVVVVTGYPTVKTAVEAMHAGAYHYLPKPYDLDEARALVQKALEKRRLKQEVARLREQLRERSLPVPLLGAAPCMQALKRTIAQVAPSDVTVLILGETGTGKELAARMVHLFSRRSESRFLAINCGAFNEELLESELFGHEQGAFSGAVRQRKGLFEAAEGGTLFLDEVGEMSLPMQVKLLRAVQERTIRRVGGTADIPVDVRLLAATNKDLAAEAAAGRFRHDLYYRLNVVVLRMPPLAERMEDVPLLAQYFAEKAARDTGRPAPHIAPETLGVLARYPFPGNVRELHNIIERAAVLCSGDTITPADLPRDLRALAGIGAGPGAGGGAAGPALVLRADEGARMTGGTGEGMTPDGRPMTLDENERAHIEWVLELAGGNRTQAAKVLNIDRASLWRKLKRYGL; this is encoded by the coding sequence ATGAACGACGCACCCGGACGGACGACGACAGCCGTCCCGCCTTCCAGAACGCCCCAAGCCCCCCCATCGCCGCAGCCTTCGGCCACACCCGGCCCGGCCCGCATCCTGGTTGTGGATGACGAAGCCATCGCCCGCGACAATCTGGCGCTGGCGCTGGGAAGGCAGGGGCACGAGACGTTCACCGCCGCCAACGGGACAGAGGCGCTGGAACTGCTGGCCGGGGCGGACTTCGATCTGGTGCTCACCGACCTGATGATGCAGGGCATGGACGGGCTGGACCTGTTGCGCGCCGTGCGGCTGCGCCACCCCGACACCGAGGTGGTGGTGGTCACCGGCTACCCCACGGTGAAGACGGCGGTGGAGGCCATGCACGCCGGGGCCTACCACTACCTGCCCAAACCCTACGACCTGGACGAGGCGCGGGCGCTGGTGCAGAAGGCGCTGGAAAAGCGCCGCCTGAAGCAGGAGGTAGCCCGCCTGCGCGAACAACTGCGCGAACGCTCGCTGCCCGTGCCCCTGCTGGGTGCTGCCCCGTGCATGCAGGCGCTGAAGCGCACCATCGCCCAGGTGGCGCCGTCGGACGTCACCGTGCTGATCCTGGGCGAGACGGGCACCGGCAAGGAACTGGCCGCGCGCATGGTGCACCTGTTCAGCCGCCGGTCCGAATCGCGCTTTCTGGCCATCAACTGCGGGGCGTTCAACGAGGAACTGCTGGAAAGCGAGCTGTTCGGGCACGAGCAGGGGGCCTTTTCCGGCGCGGTACGCCAGCGCAAGGGGCTGTTCGAGGCGGCGGAAGGCGGCACGCTGTTCCTCGACGAGGTGGGCGAAATGTCGCTGCCCATGCAGGTCAAGCTGCTGCGCGCGGTGCAGGAACGCACCATCCGCCGGGTGGGCGGCACGGCGGACATTCCCGTGGACGTGCGCCTGCTGGCTGCCACCAACAAGGATCTGGCGGCAGAGGCGGCGGCCGGGCGCTTCCGGCACGACCTGTACTACCGCCTGAACGTGGTGGTGCTGCGCATGCCCCCGCTGGCCGAACGCATGGAAGACGTGCCCCTGCTGGCCCAGTATTTTGCGGAAAAGGCCGCGCGCGACACGGGCAGGCCCGCCCCGCACATCGCGCCGGAAACCCTGGGCGTGCTGGCACGCTATCCCTTTCCGGGCAACGTGCGCGAACTGCACAACATCATCGAGCGGGCCGCCGTGCTCTGTTCGGGCGATACCATCACCCCGGCGGATCTGCCGCGCGACCTGCGGGCATTGGCCGGGATCGGGGCAGGGCCCGGCGCGGGCGGCGGCGCGGCAGGACCGGCGCTGGTGCTGCGCGCCGACGAGGGGGCCCGCATGACCGGCGGGACGGGTGAAGGCATGACCCCCGATGGCCGCCCCATGACCCTGGACGAGAACGAGCGGGCGCACATCGAATGGGTGCTGGAGCTGGCAGGCGGCAACCGGACGCAGGCCGCAAAGGTGCTGAACATCGACCGTGCCTCGCTGTGGCGCAAGCTGAAACGCTACGGGTTGTAG